Proteins encoded by one window of Pseudomonas coleopterorum:
- a CDS encoding MdtB/MuxB family multidrug efflux RND transporter permease subunit — MNISRLFILRPVATTLTMLAIVLAGVLAYRLLPVSALPQVDYPTIRVMTLYPGASPQVMTSAVTAPLERQFGQMPGLTQMASTSSGGASVLTLRFSLEINMDVAEQQVQAAINAASNLLPSDLPAPPVYNKVNPADTPVLTIAISSKTMPLPKLNDLVDTRMAQKIAQISGVGMVSIAGGQRQAVRIKVNPEALAANGLNLSDVRTLIGASNVNQPKGNFDGPTRVSMLDANDQLRSPEEYANLILAYNNGGPLRLRDVAQIVDGAENERLAAWANQNQAVLLNIQRQPGANVIDVVDRIKALLPTITDTMPAGLDVTVLTDRTQTIRASVTDVQHELLIAIALVVMVTFLFLRRFSATLIPSIAVPLSLVGTFGVMYLAGFSINNLTLMALTVATGFVVDDAIVMLENISRHIEEGETPMQAALKGARQISFTLLSLTFSLIAVLIPLLFMADVVGRLFREFAITLAVAILISLVVSLTLTPMMCARLLKREPKEEEQSRFYKASGAWIDWLIARYGGGLRWVLRHQPLTLLVAVATLGLTVLLYLVVPKGFFPVQDTGVIQGISEAPQSISFKAMGERQQDLARIILQDPAVSSLSSYIGVDGDNATLNSGRLLINLKPHSERDLTASQVIARLQPEVDKLLGVRLFMQPVQDLTIEDRVSRTQYQFSLSSPDADLLATWSARLVDALKQRPELTDVASDLQDKGLQVYLVIDRDAAKRVGVDVADITDALYDAFGQRQISTIYTQSSQYRVVLQATDASTLGPQALERIYVKASVNGTGTTNQTADSDTTATSGTQVRLSSLAHIEQRQAQLAIAHIGQFPAVMMSFNLADGVALGKAVDVIEQVQRDIGMPLGVQTQFQGAAEAFQASLQSTLLLVLAAIVTMYIVLGVLYESYIHPITILSTLPSAAVGALLALLISGNDLGMIAIIGIILLIGIVKKNAIMMIDFALEAERNQGLDPETAIYQAALLRFRPILMTTMAALFGAVPLMLASGSGAELRQPLGLVMVGGLLVSQVLTLFTTPVIYLYFDRLGRRWGRRPAAVEQAES, encoded by the coding sequence ATGAATATCTCGCGGCTGTTCATCCTGCGCCCTGTCGCCACGACCTTGACCATGCTCGCCATCGTACTGGCGGGCGTGCTCGCCTATCGATTGCTGCCGGTGTCGGCGCTGCCGCAGGTCGACTACCCGACGATTCGCGTCATGACGCTGTACCCCGGCGCCAGCCCGCAGGTGATGACCAGCGCGGTCACCGCGCCGCTTGAACGCCAGTTCGGGCAGATGCCCGGCCTGACCCAGATGGCCTCGACCAGCTCGGGCGGCGCGTCGGTGCTGACCTTGCGCTTCAGCCTCGAGATCAACATGGACGTCGCCGAGCAGCAGGTGCAGGCCGCGATCAACGCCGCCAGCAACCTGCTGCCCTCGGACCTGCCCGCGCCGCCGGTGTACAACAAGGTCAACCCGGCCGACACCCCGGTGCTGACCATCGCCATCAGTTCCAAGACCATGCCGCTGCCCAAGCTCAACGACCTGGTCGACACCCGCATGGCGCAGAAGATCGCGCAGATCAGCGGCGTGGGCATGGTCAGCATCGCCGGTGGTCAGCGTCAGGCGGTCCGTATCAAGGTCAATCCTGAAGCGCTCGCGGCCAATGGTTTGAACCTGTCCGACGTGCGCACCTTGATCGGCGCGTCCAACGTCAACCAGCCCAAGGGCAACTTCGATGGCCCCACGCGGGTGTCGATGCTCGACGCCAACGACCAACTGCGTTCGCCCGAGGAATACGCCAACCTGATCCTGGCGTACAACAACGGCGGCCCGCTGCGGCTGCGTGACGTTGCGCAGATCGTCGACGGCGCCGAAAACGAACGGCTGGCTGCCTGGGCCAACCAGAATCAGGCGGTGTTGCTCAACATCCAGCGTCAACCGGGCGCCAACGTCATCGACGTGGTCGATCGGATCAAGGCGCTGCTGCCCACGATCACCGACACCATGCCGGCCGGGCTCGACGTTACGGTGCTGACCGACCGCACCCAGACCATCCGCGCGTCGGTGACCGACGTCCAGCACGAATTGCTGATCGCCATTGCCCTCGTGGTCATGGTCACGTTCCTGTTCCTGCGCCGCTTCAGCGCGACCCTGATTCCTTCCATCGCCGTACCGCTGTCGCTGGTAGGCACCTTCGGGGTGATGTACCTGGCCGGGTTTTCGATCAACAACCTGACCCTCATGGCCCTGACCGTGGCCACGGGCTTCGTGGTCGACGATGCCATCGTGATGCTGGAAAACATCTCGCGCCACATCGAGGAAGGCGAGACACCGATGCAGGCTGCGCTCAAGGGGGCGCGGCAGATCAGCTTCACCCTGCTGTCGCTGACGTTTTCGCTGATTGCGGTGCTGATCCCGCTGCTGTTCATGGCTGATGTGGTTGGCCGCCTGTTCCGTGAATTCGCCATCACCCTGGCCGTGGCCATCCTCATTTCCCTGGTGGTCTCACTGACGCTGACCCCGATGATGTGCGCGCGCCTGCTCAAGCGCGAGCCCAAGGAAGAGGAACAGAGCCGCTTCTACAAGGCCAGTGGCGCCTGGATCGACTGGCTGATCGCCCGTTACGGTGGCGGCCTGCGCTGGGTGTTGCGGCACCAGCCGCTGACCCTGCTGGTCGCCGTCGCCACCCTGGGCCTGACCGTGCTCCTGTACCTGGTGGTGCCCAAGGGCTTCTTCCCCGTGCAGGACACCGGCGTCATCCAGGGTATCTCCGAGGCGCCGCAGTCGATTTCCTTCAAGGCCATGGGCGAGCGACAGCAGGACCTGGCCAGGATCATCCTGCAGGACCCGGCCGTCTCCAGCCTGTCTTCGTACATCGGCGTGGACGGTGACAACGCCACGCTCAACAGTGGACGCTTGCTGATCAACCTCAAGCCCCACAGCGAACGCGACCTCACGGCCAGCCAGGTCATCGCGCGCCTGCAGCCCGAGGTCGACAAGCTGCTCGGCGTGCGCCTGTTCATGCAGCCGGTGCAGGACCTGACCATCGAGGATCGGGTCAGCCGCACTCAGTACCAGTTCAGCCTGTCCTCCCCGGACGCCGACCTGCTCGCCACCTGGAGCGCCCGTCTGGTGGACGCGCTGAAGCAGCGCCCTGAACTCACCGATGTGGCCAGCGACCTGCAGGACAAGGGCCTGCAGGTGTACCTGGTGATCGACCGCGATGCGGCCAAGCGGGTCGGGGTGGATGTCGCCGATATCACCGACGCGCTGTACGACGCCTTCGGTCAGCGACAGATTTCGACCATCTACACCCAGTCCAGCCAGTACCGAGTGGTGCTGCAGGCTACCGACGCCAGCACCCTCGGGCCGCAGGCGCTGGAGCGGATCTACGTCAAGGCCAGCGTCAACGGCACGGGCACGACCAATCAGACGGCCGACAGCGACACCACTGCCACCAGCGGCACCCAGGTGCGCCTGTCGAGCCTGGCCCACATCGAACAGCGCCAGGCCCAGTTGGCCATCGCGCACATCGGTCAGTTCCCGGCGGTGATGATGTCGTTCAACCTCGCCGATGGTGTGGCGCTGGGCAAGGCGGTCGACGTCATCGAACAGGTGCAGCGCGACATTGGCATGCCGCTGGGCGTGCAGACCCAGTTCCAGGGCGCTGCCGAAGCCTTCCAGGCGTCGTTGCAGAGCACCCTGCTGCTGGTGCTGGCGGCCATCGTCACCATGTACATCGTGCTGGGCGTGCTCTACGAGAGCTACATCCATCCGATCACCATTCTCTCGACCTTGCCCTCGGCGGCGGTGGGCGCCTTGCTCGCGCTGCTGATCAGCGGCAACGACCTGGGCATGATCGCGATCATCGGCATCATCCTGTTGATCGGTATCGTCAAGAAGAACGCGATCATGATGATCGACTTCGCCCTGGAGGCCGAACGCAATCAGGGGCTGGATCCCGAGACCGCGATTTACCAGGCTGCGCTCCTGCGTTTCCGGCCGATCCTCATGACCACCATGGCCGCGCTGTTCGGCGCGGTGCCGCTGATGCTCGCCAGCGGCTCGGGTGCCGAGTTGCGCCAGCCACTGGGCCTGGTGATGGTCGGCGGGCTGCTGGTGAGCCAGGTGCTGACGCTGTTCACCACGCCTGTCATCTACCTGTACTTCGACCGCCTGGGTCGACGCTGGGGGCGCCGACCAGCCGCCGTGGAACAGGCTGAATCATGA
- a CDS encoding efflux RND transporter permease subunit yields MNLSGPFIRRPVATFLMSVAIMLLGGVSFSLLPVSPLPSMDFPVIVVSANLSGASPEVMASTVATPLERSFGAIPGVTTMSSRSSQGSTRVILQFDLDRDINGAAREVQAAINASRNLLPSGMRSMPTYKKINPSQAPVMVLSLTSDVLAKGQLYDLASTILSQSLSQVPGVGEVQIGGSSLPAVRIELEPQLLNQYNVSLDDVRTTIDGTNVRRPIGFVEDGERQWQVQANDQLDKADDYKPLIIRYQDGSVLRLSDVAKVTDGVEDRYNSGFYNDNSAVLLVINRQAGANIIQTVSQIKEQLPALEALLPASVELNIAMDRSPVITATLHEAEMTLLIAVVLVVLVVFLFLGNFRASLIPTLAVPVSLVGTFAIMYLWGFSLNNLSLMALILATGLVVDDAIVVLENISRHIDNGVPPLRAAYLGTQEVGFTLLSMNVSLVAVFLSILFIGGIIESLFREFSITLAVAIVVSLFVSLTLTPMLCARWLTPHEPEKDNRLQRFSHRVNQRMVAAYDRSLGWVLRHRRLTLLSLLLTIIGNVALYVVVPKTFMPQQDTGQLIGFVRGDDGLSFSVMQPKMETYRRALLADPAVDSVAGFIGGNNGSNNATILVRLKPIEERKINAQQVIERLRKEMPKVPGGRLMLMADQDLQFGGAREQSTSQYSYIIQSGDLSALRTWYPKIVAAFRALPELTAIDAREGRGAAQVTLIVDRDKAKRLGIDMSTVTSVLNNAYSQRQISTIYDSLNQYKVVMEINPRYAQDPITLEQVQVITTDNKRVPLSSIAHYENSLADDSVSHEGQFASESISFDLVSGVTLDVATPLIERALVRVGLPEDIIVKVAGTGDAFAAAQKSQPFMILGALVAVYLVLGILYESYIHPLTILSTLPSAGVGALLSIYLTGGQFSLISLLGLFLLIGVVKKNAIMMIDLALQLERNEGLGPAESIRQACLLRLRPILMTTMAAILGALPLMFSTAAGAEMRRPLGLTIIGGLVFSQILTLYTTPVVYLYLDRLRHRFNKWRGVRTDAALDTSL; encoded by the coding sequence ATGAACCTGTCCGGACCTTTCATCCGTCGCCCGGTGGCGACCTTCCTGATGAGCGTGGCGATCATGCTGCTGGGCGGGGTCAGTTTCAGCCTGTTGCCGGTCTCGCCGCTGCCCAGCATGGATTTCCCGGTGATCGTGGTGTCGGCCAACCTGTCCGGCGCCAGCCCCGAGGTCATGGCCTCGACCGTGGCCACGCCGCTGGAGCGATCGTTCGGCGCCATTCCGGGCGTGACCACCATGAGCAGCCGTTCCAGCCAGGGCTCGACCCGGGTCATTCTGCAGTTCGACCTGGACCGCGACATCAATGGCGCGGCGCGGGAAGTGCAGGCGGCGATCAACGCGTCGCGCAACCTGCTGCCCAGTGGCATGCGCAGCATGCCGACCTACAAGAAGATCAACCCCTCCCAGGCACCGGTCATGGTCCTGTCGCTGACCTCCGACGTGCTGGCTAAGGGTCAGCTTTACGACCTGGCGTCGACCATCCTGTCCCAGAGCCTGTCCCAGGTGCCGGGAGTGGGCGAGGTGCAGATCGGCGGCAGCTCGCTGCCGGCGGTGCGTATCGAGCTCGAGCCGCAACTGCTCAACCAGTACAACGTCTCGCTCGATGACGTGCGCACCACCATCGACGGTACCAACGTGAGGCGCCCCATCGGCTTCGTCGAGGACGGTGAACGCCAGTGGCAGGTGCAGGCCAACGACCAGTTGGACAAGGCCGACGACTACAAGCCGCTGATCATCCGCTATCAGGACGGGTCGGTACTGCGCCTGAGCGACGTCGCCAAGGTCACCGACGGTGTCGAGGACCGCTACAACAGCGGGTTCTACAATGACAATTCGGCCGTGCTGCTGGTGATCAACCGCCAGGCCGGGGCCAACATCATCCAGACCGTCAGCCAGATCAAGGAACAGCTACCGGCCCTGGAAGCGTTGTTGCCGGCCAGTGTCGAGCTGAACATCGCCATGGATCGCTCGCCGGTGATCACCGCCACCCTGCACGAGGCCGAGATGACCCTGCTCATCGCCGTGGTCCTGGTGGTGCTGGTGGTGTTCCTGTTTCTCGGCAATTTCCGCGCCTCGCTGATTCCCACCCTGGCCGTGCCGGTGTCGCTGGTGGGGACGTTCGCGATCATGTACCTGTGGGGGTTCTCCCTCAATAACCTGTCGTTGATGGCGCTTATCCTGGCAACCGGGCTGGTGGTGGACGACGCCATCGTGGTGCTGGAGAACATTTCCCGGCACATCGATAACGGTGTGCCGCCATTGCGCGCGGCCTACCTGGGCACCCAGGAAGTCGGTTTCACCCTGCTGTCGATGAACGTCTCGCTGGTGGCGGTGTTCCTGTCGATCCTGTTCATCGGCGGGATCATCGAGAGCCTGTTCCGCGAATTCTCGATCACCCTCGCGGTAGCCATCGTCGTTTCCCTGTTCGTCTCGCTGACCCTGACGCCGATGCTCTGTGCGCGCTGGCTGACGCCGCATGAGCCCGAGAAGGACAACCGCCTGCAGCGCTTCAGTCACCGCGTCAACCAGCGCATGGTCGCTGCCTACGACCGCAGCCTGGGCTGGGTTCTGCGTCACCGCAGGCTGACCCTGCTCAGCTTGCTGCTGACCATCATCGGCAACGTGGCTCTCTACGTGGTGGTGCCCAAGACCTTCATGCCGCAGCAGGACACTGGCCAGTTGATCGGCTTCGTGCGCGGCGACGACGGTCTGTCGTTCTCGGTCATGCAGCCGAAGATGGAAACCTATCGCCGCGCATTGCTCGCCGACCCGGCGGTCGACAGCGTGGCCGGCTTCATCGGTGGCAACAACGGCAGCAACAACGCGACCATTCTGGTTCGCCTCAAACCCATCGAAGAACGCAAGATCAACGCGCAGCAGGTGATCGAGCGACTGCGCAAGGAAATGCCCAAGGTGCCCGGCGGCCGCCTGATGCTGATGGCCGACCAGGACCTGCAGTTCGGCGGTGCCCGTGAGCAGAGCACCTCGCAGTATTCGTACATCATCCAGAGCGGCGATCTGTCCGCGCTGCGCACCTGGTACCCGAAAATCGTCGCGGCCTTCCGCGCGCTGCCGGAACTGACCGCCATCGATGCCCGCGAAGGCCGCGGGGCCGCCCAGGTGACGCTGATCGTCGACCGCGACAAGGCCAAGCGCCTGGGCATCGACATGAGCACCGTGACCTCGGTGCTCAACAACGCCTACAGCCAACGGCAGATTTCCACCATCTACGACAGCCTCAACCAGTACAAGGTGGTGATGGAGATCAACCCCAGGTATGCGCAGGATCCGATCACCCTGGAGCAGGTCCAGGTGATCACCACGGACAACAAGCGCGTACCGCTGTCGAGCATCGCTCACTACGAAAACAGCCTGGCCGACGACAGCGTCAGCCATGAAGGGCAGTTCGCCTCGGAGAGCATCTCCTTCGACCTGGTCAGCGGGGTGACCCTGGACGTTGCCACGCCACTGATCGAGCGCGCGCTGGTGCGTGTCGGCCTGCCCGAGGACATCATCGTCAAGGTCGCCGGCACCGGCGATGCCTTCGCGGCCGCGCAGAAAAGCCAGCCTTTCATGATCCTCGGCGCGCTGGTGGCGGTGTATCTGGTGCTGGGCATTCTCTATGAAAGCTACATTCACCCGCTGACCATTCTCTCGACCTTGCCATCGGCGGGGGTAGGGGCCTTGCTGAGCATCTACCTGACCGGTGGCCAGTTCAGCCTGATCTCGCTGCTGGGCCTGTTTCTCTTGATTGGCGTGGTGAAAAAGAACGCGATCATGATGATCGACCTGGCGCTGCAGCTCGAACGCAATGAAGGGCTGGGCCCGGCCGAATCCATTCGTCAGGCCTGCCTGTTGCGCCTGCGGCCGATCCTGATGACCACCATGGCGGCCATTCTCGGCGCGCTGCCGTTGATGTTCAGCACCGCCGCAGGTGCCGAGATGCGCCGTCCGCTGGGCCTGACCATCATCGGTGGCCTGGTGTTCAGCCAGATCCTCACGCTCTATACCACTCCGGTGGTCTACCTCTATCTTGACCGCCTGCGCCACCGCTTCAACAAGTGGCGCGGCGTGCGTACCGATGCCGCTCTGGACACTTCGCTATGA
- a CDS encoding efflux transporter outer membrane subunit translates to MTDSIFPRVSRLASVALCSLMLGACTLGPDYQRPTIATPVQFKQADGWRQANPSDAMARGAWWELYGDRQLDALVLRLNRSNQTVAQYEAQYRQAQALVRSTRGALFPTVDLSAGKTRSSQGTGSSGSSLSQSSSGIRDTYNTQLGVSWEADIWGKLRRGLEADRASAQASLADLAAMRLSLQSELVQNYLQLRVIDEQKRLLEATVQAYQRSLDLTQNQYRAGISGKDAVFLAQTQLKSTQADLIDLAWQRAQLENAIAVLIGMAPAEFSLAASTEIPALPAIPLAVPSQLLERRPDIAAAERSVMAANAEIGVAKTAYFPDLTLSLSGGYSSSSFSNWISLPNRFWSVGPQLAMTLFDGGQRAAEVDRSEAAYDQTVAQYRQTVLDGFREVEDYMSQLKVFDEEASVRNEALQAARESLRLTSNQYKAGLIGYLDVVNVQATALSNERSVLTLMQSRLVASVQLIAALGGGWQEPAQ, encoded by the coding sequence ATGACCGATTCCATTTTTCCGCGCGTCTCGCGCCTGGCCAGTGTGGCACTGTGCAGCCTGATGCTGGGCGCCTGCACCCTGGGTCCGGACTACCAGCGCCCGACGATCGCCACGCCGGTGCAATTCAAGCAGGCCGATGGCTGGCGTCAGGCCAACCCCAGCGATGCCATGGCACGCGGCGCCTGGTGGGAGCTGTACGGCGACCGCCAGCTCGATGCCCTGGTGCTCAGGCTCAACCGCTCCAACCAGACGGTCGCCCAATACGAGGCGCAATATCGGCAGGCCCAGGCGCTGGTCCGCAGTACTCGTGGCGCGCTGTTTCCGACCGTCGACCTGAGCGCGGGCAAGACCCGCTCCAGCCAGGGGACCGGCAGCAGCGGTTCGAGCCTGAGCCAATCGAGCAGCGGCATCCGCGATACCTACAACACGCAGCTGGGTGTGAGCTGGGAAGCCGACATCTGGGGCAAACTGCGCCGCGGGCTGGAGGCTGATCGGGCCAGTGCCCAGGCCAGCCTTGCGGATCTGGCCGCGATGCGCCTGAGCCTGCAGTCGGAGCTGGTGCAGAACTACCTGCAATTGCGGGTCATCGACGAGCAGAAGCGCCTGCTCGAAGCCACGGTACAAGCCTATCAGCGTTCGCTCGACCTGACTCAGAACCAGTACCGGGCGGGGATTTCCGGCAAGGATGCGGTGTTCCTGGCGCAGACTCAGCTCAAGAGTACCCAGGCCGACCTGATCGATCTGGCCTGGCAGCGAGCCCAGCTGGAAAATGCCATCGCCGTGCTCATCGGCATGGCACCGGCCGAGTTCAGTCTGGCCGCGAGCACTGAGATCCCGGCGTTGCCGGCGATCCCTCTGGCCGTCCCGTCGCAGCTGCTCGAGCGACGTCCCGACATTGCCGCCGCCGAGCGCTCGGTGATGGCGGCCAATGCCGAAATCGGCGTGGCCAAGACCGCCTACTTTCCCGACCTGACCTTGAGCCTCTCCGGCGGTTACAGCAGCAGCAGCTTCAGCAACTGGATCTCGCTGCCCAACCGTTTCTGGTCGGTCGGCCCGCAACTGGCGATGACCCTGTTCGACGGCGGCCAGCGTGCGGCGGAAGTGGACCGCAGCGAAGCGGCCTACGACCAGACCGTCGCGCAGTATCGTCAGACCGTGCTCGACGGGTTCCGTGAAGTCGAAGACTACATGAGCCAGTTGAAGGTGTTCGACGAAGAAGCGTCGGTGCGCAACGAAGCCTTGCAGGCGGCCCGCGAGTCGTTGCGCCTCACATCAAACCAATACAAGGCCGGGCTCATTGGCTATCTTGACGTGGTCAACGTGCAGGCAACGGCGTTGAGCAACGAGCGCAGCGTGTTGACCCTGATGCAGAGTCGGCTGGTCGCCAGCGTGCAGTTGATCGCGGCGCTGGGCGGCGGCTGGCAGGAACCGGCACAATAG
- a CDS encoding putative bifunctional diguanylate cyclase/phosphodiesterase has protein sequence MLIGTYSSALVAVSLCVAILASYTALDLVGRIATAQGRAIYLWMSGGALALGIGVWSMHFIGMLAFELPIQLGYDLGLTAASLLIAVLSSGFALWLVSQPLLPWPQLAGGALIMGAGIGSMHYTGMAALEMQPGIVYDPVLFVASLAIAAGASGAALWIAFRLRRNRPNVRLARAGASVVMGIAIVGMHYTGMAAAKFPEGSVCGGALDGLTGDGLDYLVLVTTLAVLGMTLLTSVLDARLESRTAALANSLTLANQELTQLALHDNLTGLPNRILLADRIGQAISQIDAVGGCLAVMFIDLDGFKPVNDAFGHHMGDQLLRAVASRLRTSLHGQDTLARIGGDEFVLLVSLEAAAYAKGIAARQVHLIGQTFEVAGHSLHISASIGIALYPGNGIDQNELLMNADAAMYHAKSIGKNGYSFFESSMNTNARKRLQLLQELRLAVAERQLRLFYQPKFDARSGKPVGAEALLRWEHPRMGLLAPAAFIDLAETTGLIIDIGHWVLDEACRQMREWVELGFHDWRVAVNLSALQFGHAALVRSVALTLARHGLAAANLTLEITETTAMSDADASMTVLQQLSDMGVDLSIDDFGTGYSSLMYLKRLPANELKIDRGFVRDLEQDGDDAAIVSAIVALGQALGLRIVAEGVETSNQQSFLTQLGCDSLQGYLLGHPLPAERFMHDIQAARHIESVTRA, from the coding sequence ATGCTGATTGGTACCTATTCCTCCGCCCTCGTGGCCGTATCGCTGTGTGTCGCCATCCTGGCGTCCTATACCGCACTCGATCTGGTCGGGCGCATCGCCACGGCGCAGGGTCGGGCGATCTATCTGTGGATGAGCGGCGGTGCGCTGGCCTTGGGTATCGGCGTGTGGTCGATGCACTTCATCGGCATGCTCGCCTTCGAATTACCTATCCAACTGGGCTACGACCTCGGCCTGACCGCCGCGTCGCTGCTCATCGCTGTCCTGAGCTCAGGGTTTGCCCTGTGGCTTGTCAGCCAGCCGCTGCTGCCCTGGCCACAATTGGCCGGCGGCGCGCTGATCATGGGCGCAGGCATCGGCAGCATGCACTACACCGGCATGGCGGCGTTGGAGATGCAGCCAGGCATCGTCTACGACCCGGTGCTGTTCGTTGCCTCCCTGGCCATTGCCGCGGGCGCTTCCGGCGCAGCGCTGTGGATCGCCTTCCGCCTGCGGCGCAACCGGCCGAACGTGCGACTGGCCCGGGCTGGCGCGTCGGTGGTAATGGGTATCGCCATCGTCGGCATGCACTACACCGGCATGGCCGCGGCCAAATTTCCCGAGGGCAGCGTGTGCGGTGGCGCCCTCGATGGCCTTACCGGGGATGGCCTCGATTACCTGGTGCTGGTCACGACCCTGGCGGTGCTGGGCATGACCTTGCTGACGTCGGTGCTCGATGCGCGCCTGGAGTCGCGCACTGCGGCGCTGGCCAACTCCTTGACCCTGGCCAACCAGGAACTGACCCAATTGGCCCTGCACGACAACCTGACCGGCTTGCCCAACCGTATTCTCCTGGCCGACCGCATCGGCCAGGCGATCAGCCAGATCGATGCGGTGGGCGGTTGTCTGGCGGTGATGTTCATCGATCTGGATGGTTTCAAGCCGGTCAACGACGCCTTTGGCCATCACATGGGCGACCAGCTGCTGCGCGCCGTCGCCTCGCGCCTGCGCACCAGCCTGCACGGCCAGGACACCCTGGCCCGAATCGGTGGCGACGAGTTCGTTCTGCTGGTAAGCCTTGAAGCAGCGGCCTACGCCAAGGGTATCGCCGCGCGCCAGGTTCACCTGATCGGCCAGACGTTCGAAGTCGCCGGACACAGCCTGCATATTTCCGCCAGCATCGGTATCGCCCTGTACCCTGGCAACGGCATCGATCAGAACGAGCTGCTGATGAATGCCGATGCGGCCATGTACCATGCCAAGAGCATTGGCAAGAACGGCTACAGCTTCTTCGAAAGCTCGATGAACACCAATGCCCGCAAGCGCTTGCAGCTTCTGCAGGAATTGCGTCTGGCGGTGGCCGAGCGCCAGTTGCGTCTGTTCTACCAGCCCAAGTTCGATGCCCGCAGCGGTAAACCGGTCGGCGCCGAGGCGCTGTTGCGCTGGGAGCACCCACGCATGGGCCTGCTGGCGCCTGCGGCGTTCATCGACCTGGCGGAGACGACCGGGTTGATCATCGACATCGGCCACTGGGTGCTTGACGAGGCCTGTCGGCAGATGCGCGAGTGGGTCGAGCTGGGCTTCCATGACTGGCGTGTCGCGGTCAACCTGTCGGCCCTGCAGTTCGGCCACGCCGCACTGGTGCGCAGCGTTGCACTCACCCTGGCGAGGCACGGGCTGGCGGCTGCCAATCTGACCCTGGAAATCACCGAGACCACCGCCATGAGCGACGCCGATGCCAGCATGACGGTGCTGCAGCAGCTGTCGGACATGGGCGTCGATCTGTCCATCGACGATTTCGGTACAGGCTATTCCAGCCTCATGTACCTCAAGCGCCTGCCTGCCAACGAGCTGAAGATCGATCGCGGCTTCGTTCGCGACCTGGAGCAGGACGGTGACGACGCGGCGATCGTCTCGGCAATCGTGGCGCTGGGCCAGGCGCTGGGCCTGCGTATCGTCGCCGAGGGCGTGGAGACCAGTAACCAGCAATCGTTCCTGACCCAGCTGGGGTGTGATTCCCTTCAAGGCTACCTGCTCGGACACCCGCTGCCGGCGGAGCGATTCATGCATGACATCCAGGCCGCCAGGCACATCGAAAGCGTCACTCGGGCCTAG